A genomic window from Bacillota bacterium includes:
- a CDS encoding polyribonucleotide nucleotidyltransferase, which yields MYKTFKMELAGRELIIETGKYAQLANGAVLVRYGDTVVLSTATASTEPREGIDFFPLSVDYEERLYAVGKIPGGFIKREGKPSEKAILTARVIDRPIRPLFPKDLRNDVSVINTVLSVDQDNSPEIASMIGTSAALSISDIPFNGPIGGVVLGLVDDKVIINPNTKQREKSQMYVTLAGTKEKIIMIEAGANEIPEDIMLSAIKEGHKEIKKIVEFIEGIVAEVGKPKFEYQSFEVPEEIFNAVKEFAHDRVKESLLSADKQVREDNVSQLRNEIIQHFSEIYPEMETTISEAVYKLERKIVRDLILKEGRRVDGRKLDEIRPMYAEVGLLPRTHGSGFFQRGQTQVLTTLTLGALGEVQVLDGVDLEEEKRYMHHYNFPSFSVGEAKPSRGPGRREIGHGALAEKALEPVIPSEEEFPYAIRLVSEVLMSNGSTSQASVCGSTLALMDAGVPIKSPVAGISAGLVVDENKPENFIVIMDIQGIEDFYGDMDFKVAGTKKGITAIQVDIKIDGLTEEIIRQAFEMTRKGRYQILDEVILKTIPEPRKELSTYAPKILMTNIDPEKIRDVIGPGGKMINKIIADTGVKIDIEDDGRVYVATSDAQLGAKAIRIIEGLGKEVEPGQVYLGKVIRILPFGAFVEFLPGKEGLVHISKLDKKRVARVEDIVNIGDEILVKVMEIDKQGRINLSRKDALLDEEYKDREHKC from the coding sequence ATGTACAAAACTTTTAAAATGGAGTTGGCAGGAAGAGAGCTTATAATTGAAACGGGCAAGTATGCTCAACTTGCAAATGGAGCTGTATTAGTAAGATATGGAGATACCGTTGTCCTTTCTACTGCTACAGCATCAACGGAACCACGGGAAGGGATAGACTTTTTCCCTTTAAGTGTTGATTATGAAGAAAGGTTATATGCAGTAGGTAAAATTCCTGGAGGGTTCATTAAAAGAGAAGGAAAGCCCTCTGAAAAAGCCATATTGACAGCAAGGGTTATAGACCGTCCTATAAGGCCCTTATTTCCTAAAGATTTAAGAAATGATGTATCGGTTATCAATACTGTACTTTCTGTAGATCAGGATAATTCACCTGAAATAGCTTCAATGATAGGTACGTCAGCAGCACTTTCAATTTCCGATATACCTTTCAACGGACCCATTGGAGGTGTTGTCCTTGGGTTAGTAGACGATAAAGTAATAATTAATCCAAACACTAAGCAAAGGGAAAAAAGCCAGATGTATGTGACCCTCGCCGGCACAAAAGAAAAAATTATAATGATTGAAGCAGGGGCTAATGAAATTCCGGAAGATATTATGCTCAGTGCTATAAAGGAAGGGCATAAAGAGATCAAAAAAATTGTAGAGTTTATCGAGGGGATAGTTGCTGAAGTAGGAAAGCCAAAATTTGAATACCAATCTTTTGAGGTACCTGAAGAAATATTTAATGCTGTAAAGGAATTTGCCCATGACCGAGTTAAAGAATCTTTGCTTTCAGCAGATAAACAGGTTAGGGAGGATAATGTTTCTCAGTTGAGAAATGAGATAATACAACATTTTTCTGAAATTTATCCTGAAATGGAGACAACTATATCAGAAGCTGTATATAAACTGGAAAGAAAAATAGTTAGAGACTTGATATTGAAAGAAGGCAGAAGAGTTGACGGTAGGAAGTTGGATGAAATAAGGCCCATGTATGCAGAAGTGGGATTATTGCCTAGAACTCATGGCTCCGGTTTTTTTCAGAGAGGTCAGACGCAAGTCCTTACTACCTTGACTCTTGGAGCATTGGGAGAAGTCCAAGTTCTTGATGGTGTTGACCTTGAAGAAGAAAAAAGGTATATGCACCACTACAATTTTCCATCTTTTAGTGTGGGAGAAGCAAAGCCCTCCAGAGGACCGGGTAGAAGGGAAATAGGCCACGGGGCATTGGCAGAGAAGGCATTAGAACCTGTTATACCAAGTGAAGAAGAATTTCCTTATGCCATAAGGCTGGTATCAGAAGTGCTTATGTCTAACGGTTCAACATCCCAGGCCAGTGTTTGTGGAAGCACTTTGGCATTAATGGATGCAGGTGTGCCAATTAAAAGCCCTGTTGCTGGAATTTCAGCAGGTCTGGTAGTTGATGAAAATAAGCCTGAGAATTTTATTGTAATAATGGATATACAAGGAATAGAAGATTTTTATGGAGATATGGACTTTAAAGTAGCAGGGACAAAAAAGGGAATAACAGCTATTCAAGTAGATATAAAAATTGACGGACTTACTGAAGAAATAATAAGACAGGCTTTTGAAATGACTAGAAAAGGCAGATATCAAATTCTTGATGAAGTTATATTAAAAACAATACCTGAACCAAGAAAAGAGCTTTCAACTTACGCACCAAAAATACTGATGACCAATATTGACCCGGAAAAAATCAGAGATGTCATTGGACCAGGCGGAAAAATGATAAATAAAATCATTGCCGACACGGGGGTAAAAATTGATATAGAAGATGATGGAAGAGTATATGTAGCTACTTCAGATGCTCAGTTAGGTGCTAAAGCCATAAGAATAATTGAGGGCCTTGGTAAAGAAGTAGAACCCGGTCAGGTATACCTGGGTAAAGTAATAAGAATTTTACCTTTTGGTGCTTTTGTTGAATTTTTACCCGGCAAGGAGGGTTTGGTCCATATATCCAAGCTTGACAAAAAAAGAGTTGCAAGAGTAGAAGATATTGTAAATATTGGAGATGAAATATTAGTTAAAGTTATGGAAATAGACAAACAAGGTAGAATAAACTTGTCCCGTAAAGATGCTTTGTTAGATGAAGAGTATAAGGATAGGGAACATAAATGCTGA
- a CDS encoding insulinase family protein — MLKKFTLDNGVRVVYEKIPYLRSVSIGIWVGTGSRNENITNNGISHFIEHMLFKGTKNRTAKAIAGCIDSIGGQLNAFTGKEYTCYYAKTLDSHIEIAVDLLWDMFFNSIFNDKDIAVEKQVITEEINMYEDTPEELVHDVLSETIWNGDPLGYPILGTYKCLENLNKEMIKDYIYKNYTCSNTVIAVAGNFDENKLFDLINKYFSPWKSEHQKVNLYNPVEFIPDFKIKKKETEQIHLCIGFKGIEHGNDDIYPLLIINNILGGGMSSRLFQKIREEKGLVYSIYSYPSSYKNTGLFTIYAGMNPEQVKLVVKLIMEEVENIIIKGIDEFELSKSKEQLKGNYMLGLESTNSRMNSIGKSEVLLGYIHTHEEVLEKIDKVNIDMVNKVIRQVFNFDKVSLAAVGGVKEDIDLKALIRT; from the coding sequence ATGCTGAAAAAATTTACATTGGATAATGGAGTCAGAGTTGTTTATGAAAAAATACCATATTTAAGGTCGGTATCCATTGGTATATGGGTTGGTACAGGGTCAAGAAACGAAAATATAACAAATAATGGGATATCCCACTTTATAGAACACATGCTCTTTAAAGGGACCAAAAATAGGACTGCAAAGGCTATTGCTGGCTGTATCGATAGTATAGGGGGTCAATTAAACGCGTTTACAGGGAAAGAGTATACTTGCTACTATGCAAAAACCCTGGATTCCCATATTGAAATAGCTGTAGATTTACTATGGGACATGTTTTTTAATTCTATATTTAATGATAAAGATATTGCTGTAGAGAAACAGGTTATAACGGAAGAAATCAACATGTACGAAGATACACCTGAAGAGCTTGTGCATGACGTGTTATCCGAAACAATATGGAATGGAGATCCTCTTGGATATCCTATATTGGGCACATATAAATGTCTTGAAAATCTAAATAAGGAAATGATAAAAGACTATATTTATAAAAATTATACCTGTTCAAATACTGTAATTGCGGTAGCAGGTAATTTTGACGAAAACAAATTGTTTGATTTGATTAATAAATACTTTAGTCCTTGGAAAAGTGAACATCAGAAAGTAAATTTATATAATCCGGTAGAGTTTATACCGGATTTCAAAATAAAGAAAAAAGAAACGGAGCAGATACATTTATGCATAGGTTTTAAGGGAATTGAACACGGAAATGATGATATTTATCCCCTGCTTATTATAAATAATATACTTGGTGGAGGTATGAGTTCCAGGCTCTTTCAAAAAATTAGGGAAGAAAAGGGACTGGTATATTCTATTTACTCATACCCTTCTTCATATAAAAACACAGGCTTATTTACCATATATGCAGGCATGAACCCTGAACAGGTTAAATTAGTAGTAAAGTTGATTATGGAGGAAGTGGAAAATATTATCATAAAAGGTATCGATGAGTTTGAATTAAGTAAATCGAAAGAACAACTAAAAGGCAACTACATGTTGGGGCTTGAAAGTACTAACAGCAGAATGAATAGTATTGGTAAATCCGAAGTACTTCTCGGGTATATACATACACATGAGGAAGTACTGGAAAAAATCGATAAAGTTAATATAGATATGGTTAACAAAGTTATAAGACAAGTATTTAATTTTGACAAAGTAAGCCTTGCGGCAGTTGGCGGGGTTAAGGAAGATATTGACCTAAAAGCCCTTATACGGACTTAA
- the dpsA gene encoding dipicolinate synthase subunit DpsA yields MKIKRFAVIGGDLRSLKLADLIKEDGNNVSIYGFNNTKVKLAVEITENLHKAIDQNDVVIAPLPCSNDDETINAPFSTEKIYINDVFRMMDKKQLFIAGRISSKIAHLAQVYNVYSIDILDREEMAVLNAIPTAEGAIQIAMEELPITLHSSNALILGFGRIGKILAKMLHGIGVNVYVEARKYSDIAWIKSYGYKPIFINELGNYVSLMDVIFNTIPALILNEELLKKINKDCLIIDLASKPGGVDFEKARLMGLKVNWALSLPGKVAPVTAAKFIKDTIYNILDELGV; encoded by the coding sequence ATTAAAATTAAAAGATTTGCAGTTATCGGTGGAGATCTCAGGAGTCTTAAGCTGGCTGATTTAATAAAGGAAGACGGTAATAATGTAAGCATTTATGGATTTAATAATACTAAAGTTAAATTAGCAGTTGAAATAACGGAAAATCTACATAAAGCTATTGACCAAAATGATGTTGTCATTGCTCCGTTACCATGCTCTAATGATGACGAAACAATTAATGCGCCATTTTCTACAGAAAAAATATATATAAACGATGTTTTTAGAATGATGGACAAAAAACAGCTTTTTATTGCCGGGAGGATAAGTAGTAAAATAGCCCACCTTGCACAGGTCTATAATGTTTATTCCATAGATATACTTGATAGAGAAGAGATGGCTGTTTTAAATGCAATACCTACTGCCGAAGGTGCAATTCAAATTGCAATGGAGGAATTACCAATTACATTACATAGTTCAAATGCATTAATATTAGGGTTTGGCAGAATAGGCAAAATACTTGCAAAAATGTTGCATGGCATAGGTGTAAATGTATATGTTGAAGCAAGGAAATATTCGGATATTGCTTGGATAAAGAGTTATGGCTATAAACCAATATTTATTAATGAATTAGGAAATTATGTTTCCCTAATGGATGTAATCTTTAATACTATACCGGCATTAATCTTAAATGAGGAATTGCTAAAGAAAATTAACAAGGATTGTCTGATTATTGATCTGGCATCCAAACCGGGTGGAGTTGATTTTGAAAAGGCACGGCTTATGGGCTTAAAGGTTAATTGGGCATTATCATTACCTGGAAAAGTTGCTCCTGTTACTGCAGCTAAATTTATAAAAGATACTATTTATAATATTCTGGATGAATTGGGGGTGTAA
- a CDS encoding dipicolinate synthase subunit B — protein sequence MLFDGIKVGFALTGSFCKIDDVFPEIEKLIKEGATVYPIISGSINNNDTRFGRAEDTKLKLEVLTGNKIISTLVEAEPIGPKSLLDILVVAPCTGNTLSKLANGITDTAVTMAVKAHLRNQKPVVIAISTNDGLGANAKNIGLLINTKNIYFVPFGQDDPVKKCNSLVSKMDMIVPTMVEALKGKQIQPVLV from the coding sequence ATGCTTTTTGACGGAATAAAAGTGGGGTTTGCTTTAACAGGGTCATTTTGCAAAATAGATGATGTTTTTCCTGAAATTGAAAAATTGATAAAAGAAGGAGCTACAGTTTATCCGATAATTTCGGGTTCAATAAATAATAATGACACAAGGTTTGGCAGAGCGGAAGATACTAAACTGAAATTAGAGGTTTTAACAGGAAATAAAATAATATCAACGTTGGTAGAAGCAGAACCAATAGGACCTAAATCTTTACTGGATATTTTGGTGGTTGCGCCTTGCACGGGGAATACTTTGAGCAAACTGGCCAATGGTATTACAGATACTGCAGTAACCATGGCGGTAAAGGCTCACCTGAGGAATCAGAAGCCTGTAGTTATCGCAATTTCAACAAATGATGGGCTTGGAGCCAACGCAAAAAACATTGGGCTGTTGATTAACACAAAGAACATATACTTTGTTCCTTTTGGCCAGGATGACCCCGTGAAGAAATGCAACTCATTGGTGTCAAAGATGGATATGATAGTGCCGACAATGGTGGAGGCGTTGAAAGGAAAGCAGATACAGCCTGTGTTGGTTTAA